The DNA window tcgacatgctgcttgcatggctctgagcgccttcgcatgttcttgggtctgcagctcggctctctgctggtagaggagtgtcagttgacccagagcatggggtattttcggatgcgggccagtggggttgatgagtgcatggacagttcttgatcttacgatcgcaggtacttatttcatactcactcaactcactcaccgcatcacagtctctaataggacgtctggtcctgagggagcacttgccccatggtgatacatgctactcatcttctgagtgcgaaaagacACCTGGCGGACTGCTCAAGCTTGCTTGGataaagtgggtaaaacacttaattaaaaactacacaacaagatacacaggtgagcttcaccctgtgtctataaagtagcaatgaaggatagctcggtggctcaatccttaagacctagttggtcaacaactagtcttctcaaaactagtctctcaaatctagtttgtctccttaagatcaaaaaacatgcagaaaatctcctataaaaattactaactactgaaacgcagtcagcaaccaaccaaagttacacaaaagtctgcttagcaaaggaaattaagaataaagaaaattcaaagagaaattagtttcgaacctatgtctctcttcaaaaattaatcataattattgtgcattgaaatacacaaccactgacatgctataagcaaccaaccacggatacacaaggcactagtatacctgcttgggacaggtgcaaagggataaaaataaaatttttctaagagaaataaattcctagaattatttttctcttttcttaaattatttatgattcttgtgcttcgagaacacaaccaccgattgcaatctgcagccaattacgtATACACCAGGCACCGgtataccggtttggtaaaagttcaaatgaattaaaaataaaactttgcaaagaagaataaatttccaaaattattttcttcttcaacaacgaatcatgatcaataccaaatgagagaaaggaaaaattttgaaaaaaattaaaaaattttgacgttggctaattattaataatcatgaaatatgattattaaaataaaaattatctatcaaaaataattaaattattaattgaagatgatcagtactcaaataacaataaaaccactaatgagaaaataggaattatcaattagaaagtacaagctatcaattaacaatgataaagttatcaaccaagaataatgaaaataattagtcaaaacaataaaattatcaatttatgaataatactatctatattaataattgagaaagggggggcaccaccctggtttccagggaccaacatatcaagctataattatcagtctcataatgataaatgtcaaattaataatgtcaatattttaatattaacgattacttaataaacagtgaaggcttctaagttcgagcacaggcgatcataatccagctgcaatcacatacatatgcacaaataatcacagactacagatactttaattacaaaagtatttattaaaaaggggaaataaagttataatgttatttaatgatttatcattttaacaagctccgatatttcaaagataaacacagcagcagcacttatcacaattcagaaaatacatggacaacctgcggtctacctatgtatgtctgtctgtgtgtgtgtgtctgtgtcaaagtgtctctctgtgtgtgtgtgtctgtgtgtgtgtgtgtgaaataaagttagtgttatttaatgatttatcattttaacaaactcccatatttcaaagataacaacagcagcttatcacaatttagaacacgcatgtaacctctggtccatctatgtgtctctgtgtgtgtgtatctgtctgtgtctatcaatgtgtgtgtgtgtgtgtgtgtgtgtgtgtgtgtgtgtgtgtgtgtgtgtgtgtgtgtgtgtgtgtgtgtgtgtgcgagagagagagaaaaagaaggggcgtggcgatgacgcgtagtgacatcacatctaagatggaggccgatcatgattcgtggaatcaaggcctaaaaactctcaaaatggcggattgactacaaaacaagatggcggagccgttatgaatttagagccaggatgggaggagagagagagcggaggcgtggcaataatagactcaaaatggtgggttaacttgcgttattcaagatggagtctatgttaatgacaccatgtggccggagcgcacactggtggtcgtcacatgaattacacaaaggaaattttagacaaagagaattcttatctctgcttggctttgggggccgaatggtttccagatgtgttcagcctctctaagcatagatttaactatgtgacatgacctgtattataaatacaggtcagaagtgtgtataggtcggtttagaaggagagagagagagagagagagagagaaaacatgtaaggagagttcaaagaagctcttaaaaatacgcctgagatgagttaacagtgattcacccctcagccctcaagcgagcgttgtgggccgaggttctgatcggtgaaatcactgcagactcacacagacgttaacagtgcgggcggaggcgcttctcgcggccctatttactgcaacacaaaacattgcgatcaaaccggaaaccggaagtagcggctcggagtagtggccggctaaaacaatggaacacggaagttccatcaacaaaatacactcaagtattaaacaatatgctacgtatctgcccagataatcaagtctcttactgtacaaccctcgcgatgtgcctgcgactcggcgcgaatgtgtcgggggccagtgaatcacgtggtctctctcacgagcggagctccggagctcgccgctggaccggaaaagggagcgaattcctcgtgctccttgacggaatgaaacttcgtctttcttctgtaacagcggagaccgtgctgctttacaggaacggagtggattgtctcatactcctcagcgggatgaacgtcgcgcttctgcagggaacggctttgtggaagccgtttgtggatcgttggaaaaaggaaagtctatggaagtgtcggagtctgtccagcggggcacttcctgtttcgatctttcaagttaaaacaggaaaggtcctatcaagataaaactttgactgagataaaagaagaaaatgaaacgacttcaaataaaatgatattaaacaaacgtctaatcgcctccttagttactgagtcgtgtggttagacctcttgaggtcagaaaacaacttgagcagcgtggaaaagaggcagatttctgggagcacaggggttttgttctacctgggaggtacctgcccccctggaggaggggtcaagggtcagtgttgccctcagccaattagatgtcagggtcccgaccttagtgggcggggattcgacctcagtgggcgtttcagagtctcatttgggtttttgcagagcggcctgcaacatctccccaccaggccctgctggaggggggggcatagtgggggttcaggagatgctttccccaccaaggcgaggctccaggctgtctagagaaggtgtgacttaagactgaaactggttgaactggtttcagctgggccttgtaggcctcaagtatttacaacctattgtttgatggtcactcaggacctcacctCCAACAAATGCAACAAGGTGCAATGGAAACAACCTTGGGGAGAATGGATCATGATTTTcataaaacatgtgatttccacaCATGCATTGAAACCAAAACATCAAATCACCTGCTAATGAGGAAACTAATGTTCACCTCAgacacacagttttttttaaataagtgttGATGTGTCACAGACTGTTGTGATCGTTCCATGAAATCTGTGGTAAAACTACATTGTACTTTGAGCCCAGAGTTATATAGAAAACAAGCACATCTTTCGAAATGAGAGAATGGTTCGTTGGCGAGCGAGGCTAGTCCGAGCCACCTCAACAAAACGtgcaaaaatttaaataatctcATGTGCAAACATTTCCTGCCATCACAcctttttaatgtttcctgtgtCAGTACTCATCGAGGTCAGCAAACCACTTAGGATGACGACAACAGACcccaaaataaaacatcctgTACACAGAATTTCAAGATATGGATCTCATTTACTAAACAAAAACGCACTTACTTGCCCAGCACCGAGATAtttacagaagaaataaaactgtaGACACATGACGCCCATTCAAATACACCAACACCAGAAAGCAGCTTTATGATGCTCACAGGGTTTTTCTATAATTAGTCAAACCACAGTCTGTGTGAAAAATCTCATCGCCTAAATCTGATTCTGTTTCCTTTCTTGCAGCCTGTATAAATCCAGTAGTTCCCTTATATAAACCCAgcagtttatttttatgtaatggTCATTACTTACACCTCTGCCTCACTTGTGTCCGTCATGgcagagggatccctcacatgtgtcacAGGTTTCCACGTTCTTTTTACCccgttaaaatgttttttagcagTTTTTActcttactcttgctgagggttaaggacagaggatgtcacaccatgttaaagccctatgagacgaattgttttTTGTgagtatgggctatacaaataaagtgtgattgattgattgattgattacacCCGTTGGTATCTTCCCCTGAGCTGTTGTTGATAAGTGGGTTCGATTTAAGGGACTTTCTAGGCCTGgtaagtttcacttcctgtttccctgtaatttgaaaacaaagaacaaagagcTCAGTGGGGGTAAAAGATGGTTTACTGATTACACAAAGGATGGTTCACTTACTTCATCACTATGAAGGATGGGCATAGGCTCCTCAAATATTTCCTCCTGGCGGCAGGCCTCACAAGGCTTTGGCTCAGAACTGaccaaaaaacatgtttgtgactTCACAGTAAAAACAGTTTGTTTCCTGCTGATCCAAAACTGGAACAACTGGAACCGGTGTGCGTGACAACAGAagtgacacgaagcaggaaaaaGAAACGTGGGATATCAATGAAAgcatgtgaaatattcattatcTCAAAAATCTAAGTGTAACAGGTTTCTTTCAAAACATCTGCTTCACATCAAGAATCAAGTTTATCACATGTGAAACAGTAGTGCACATGACCCGGGCACTTCTAGCTGTTAGACTTTTCATAAATAGAAATGTCAGATGAGCGGTTTTGCTGTGGTGTGAATGTCtacaaatccatccatccattatctatactggtTATCATTTGAGGGCCGCGGGGGGAGCTGAAGCCAACCCTGATAGGTCGCCAGCATATCGCAGGGTCGATAATACAGAGACATTCAACCATCAACACTCGGATTCACACATATGGTAAATTTAAGATaagactttattaatcccgtaGGAAAGTCTTGTATATTTAGTCTCTTATCAACCTTacaccaatctgcatgtctttggactgtgagagAAAACCTAGTGATGTGTCCTTCCAGGTCGAGGCTTCAAAGCGTGTGTCGAGTCATCCAGGAAGATTATGTGAAGCGTGTATCGatgcttgtgttgatgacgttcgAAGCCTTGCGAGCCGGCCATACCATGTGACTGAGTCAGGAAATGATCCGCGGGTTTGGTGTGCGAATCAAAATATAAAGGGCAGCAAAACGCaatgaacccccccccaccccctcacaTTTTGTGGACTTGGGACTTTATTGCGCGTTTGTTTGCAAAATAAAGAAACTGCCTGAAAACCAGCACTGTGGGAAAGTTGTACTTTGTAAATCGAAATGAATAAATGtccatattttactttttaaatgttatccCTAGTAACACAAGCATTTTTATGATTGTTATTATCAAGGACATAGTATTTTAATATGTTgtagaaaaaaattatatactTAAGAAATGAGCTATAAATATATTACTTCAAACATCTTacctaaaaacaaatgaaaacaaaaccaaaaagttACTAGAAGATGTGAAAATCAAAAAAGACAGTATTTAAAAAGAAGTCCAGCATTAAATAAGGGGCAATAATGTAATATCGCCTCGCAGCCACAGGTAGGTTAACCTATTTTCGCTTTGCCTGCTCACTATCTGACATGCTACACTGAAAAAACCTTGAACTAAATGTCCAAAGTAAGTGTGATAATCTTTAACAGCTGATCAGTTGGATCCCTGTCTCTGCTACGCCACCTTTGCACTACATTCAGCTTCATAACACTTCGTTATGGGTGTGGTTGGCTAGCCATTGACAGCGCGGATCTTTCAAGACGAAAACGCATGAGACCGCATCCAACAAATAATTATACATAAGTGTTGATGTGTCACAGACTGTTGTGATCGTTCCATGAAATCTGTGGTAGAACTACATTGCACTTTGAGCCCAGAGTTATATAGAAAACAAGCACATCTTTCGAAATGAGAGAATGGTTCATTGGAGAGCGAGGCTAGTCCGAGCCACCTCAGCAAAACGTGCAAAAATTCAAATAATCATATATGCAAACATTTCCTGCCATCACAcctttttaatgtttcctgtgtCAGTACTCATCTAGGTCACCAAACCACATAGGATGAGGACAACAGACCCCAAAATTAAACATCCTGTACACAGAATTTCAAGATATGGATCTCATTTACTAAACAAAAACTGACTTACTTGCCCAGCACCGAGATAtttacagaagaaataaaactgtaGACACATGACGCCCATTCAAACACACCAGAAAGCACCTTTATGATTCTCACAGGGTTTTTCTATAATTAGTCAAACCACAGTCTGTGTGAAAGACTTGTCTCATCGCCTAAAtctgattctgtttcatttcttgCAGCTTGTATAAATTCAGTAGTTCCCTTATATAAACCCAGTAGGTTATTTTCATGTAATGGTCATTACTTACACCTCTGCCTCCCTTAACAGTAGTGGTACATGTAATGAATGtagtgtgttggtagcgatggagtCGAGAGGCTCAGCGACTTAGAACCTCGGCTCTCCAGCATAGAAcctccgttagctgtagtttGCCAGCCCCCGCTAGCCCCCGCGGAGCCCCAtagcttagcacgtagcttagcctcagctagcagtccctcgacttgttaaaaagcccacgattaaagagccACCAGCACACGTTTCAAATAGATtctctccactcagcgacgtaCCCGTTGAGAAACAAACTCTGGgaattggcgactcggttctgtGAAACGTGAGGTTAGCGACCCCAGCGACCATAGTCAGCTGTATTCCAGgtgccagagccggcgacattgaatccaaactgaagctgctggctaaaactaaacgtaaatacagtaaaatcataattctagtcggcagcaacgactcccagCTTCacatgtcggaggtcactaaagttaatgtggAGTCGGTGTGTCCTTCCCcagaaagatgcagaaaaactagtccacccctttgttacatccagactggaTTACTGTAAATTATTCGTAAAAGACTCTGCATTTTGTCCAAAATCCCGCAgtacgtgtcctgacaagaaccaagcAAAGAAACCACATtgctccagtattagcatcgctacactggcttccggttaaatctagaatagactATAgtgcatccgatcttgatggtggatcatgatcttgctggctgctgaccatagactatgattgcaagACAGCAGGACTGATTGATATATAGTATACttacatctattgcacttctgtccgtcctgggagacggatcctcacatgtgtctctctgagatttccacgttctttttaccctgttaaaatggTTTTTAGTAGCTTTTActcttactcttgttgagggttaaggacagaggatgtcacaccatgttaaagccctatgagacaagttgtgatttgtgagtatgggctatacaaatcaaatttgattgattgattgattgattacacCCGATGGTACTTTCCACTGATCGGTTGTTGATAAGTGGGTTCGATTTTAGGGACTTTCCATGCCTGCTAAGTTTCACCTCCCGTTTCCCTGTAATTTGACAACAAAGAACTAAGAGCTCAGTGAAGCCAGAAATAAAAccagcaggcagacagagaatGATGCATTGTATGAGGCTGCGGTGAAATAATACCCATCACAGGCAGTGGAATTGGGGACTGGAGTCATACTTTTCCTTTCAAACAGAGTGGGGGTACAAGATGGTTTACTTATTACACAGAGGATGGTTCACCTACTTCATCACTATGAAGGATGGGCATATGCTCCATAAATATTTCCTCCTGGCGGCAGGCCCACAAGGCGTTGGCTCAGAACTGACAGTGATAAATGTTATCCCtagtaacacaagcacatggTGACAGGTTTATCTAACGAAAACCTCAGAGAATTTAAAACTGACAGAGCTAAAGAACAGTTGGTGACACATCGATGCTACGAGAGCTTTGCCAGAACTTGTGTTACTtcaaagaaggaggaagaggatgccACTAAATAGTACAACCTTACTTAACATGTGAATTCCAAAACTTCTGTGAACTTATACACACTTATGAAATCCTAATACACAAAAGCTAAATGCAACCAGGAGATATAGATCAAAACGTGACACAACCATGTGTTCAGTCTTTTTCTTggataaatacagatttaaaaaaaaagtttaatgtTCAAAACATTTCTCTACAACCAGGGTATCCAACTATTTGACATCAGATACTTGGGTAGGCTACTGAAAAGTTGGAATTTATTCATAAGTGATAATCATGCTTGCACTACCATCTAGTGGTTATTTATACCCCACTGCCCATTGGATCACAAGTGGGTGTGGTCACAAGGAACAAATGCATTTGTAAGGTCACATCCATCTTGTGCCAATTGACCTTTGTAACAAACTTAATTCCCTGAAAGAGGTCTTGatatatcgtgttcacaagattGGGACGGACAGATATCCCAAGTTACATAATGCCTCTGAGCACTGTGAGTCATTGGTGCAGAAAGTATTTAAAATGCAGTAAATCAAAGCCAATATGCCAATGATTTTGAATATTTCTTCCTTTAATGCCATCTAGTGGAAGTATCAAGTATGACACTGTGGCAAATTGAAGGCTGTGAACACAAAAAATCTTTCATGTCCACAGTTTTAATGAGGTGTTGGGAGCCGGcagcttttcctttcctttaaaCCAAGATGATGCAGCGGTGGTGCTAAATGCACAGGGGAGCTCACGTATCAAGTCTTTCATGGTAGAAGGACAATGTTACACTGACGTCTATGGGTGAAAGAAACCAAACATGTTAAAACTAAGGGTATTTCGctcatgggttagggttaaaacttGTCCTATGAGTTGTACAATAACCGAGTGAAGTTCACTGAAGTAATGATAAGAAATCAAGCTCAATCAGGAACAGTTTTTCTGCCCACTGACACTTTGTCTTTCCATTAACACTTTTTAGTTTGTCTCCATTTGACCCGATGCCACTTCGATTCAAAATGCATTCATAATATCAACATGCAAGTCTGTTAAAAACCCTTATGGCAGATATATCCCACATGTCCACCAAACCTGGTTTTACAGGTGCAGAAAACAGCatacaatatacagtatatatatatctataaaaaaaCTTCATGTTTAAGAGTGGATTCCAGTTTGCAATGACATGAAATTCTAACCTTTGAATTATGAAAACATCTTTTATGCTTTTTACATGATTGACAGATGTCTATTTATTCTCTTATAATTGTCtttttattgctatttatttGACCTCCTTACTCTTTATATTCATGTTATTCActtatctctgtttgtttgttgacctGTGCTTTTTGACACGTATCATATTGGAATGTTGTTTGTATGAACAGGGTAAGCTTCAAATTGATTCCCCCCCGTTGGTTCAGGAATTAAAAAAATCGGATTCGGAACAATATGCAGTGAcaacttcatcttctttgaTTGGATGCAGAATTACAACCGAATCAGGAACAtgacaactgagactgaagggaaataaatatttgtttcagacATGATGGATTGATATAAATGAGAAAAACTAGAGGATCTCAGAACTGTGGTGAAAGAAATCGAACTTAGACAAGTCATGCTCGAGAGGCTGTAAGAAGAGATTAAAAACTCTTGAGCTTTGTGTTGGATACAGTTCAGTcgttgttgatttgtttttgcagtttgaaGTCGAGCAGATCTTTGAATTTTACtcttttcaattcattttaaattgttttgagtaTTTTGGTTCTTTGTTACATCAGCCCTGTTTCTTGAAAAATGTCGGTGAACTGCTCATTTTACTTGCACACCACTCCAgttactttattcttttatttcctggATCCTTTCTGCAACGTATTTACTACTGAGAACAATTACACACTATAATCTCTCTGTTGCCAGACAATGCTCACAAGAGAGAGGTGATGTCTTTAGCAGAGTTTGATACAGACGTCTTCATGTCTCTGGAGCTGGGACATAATGTGACTTCAGCTCATTGTTCTATTGCCCTCAAgtgaaatgattttgttttgaataacAAGGATCTGGAGGTGCATTCAAAATAATCTGCAGTGTTGAGTTTAATTGCAGCGTCGTCTGTTCACAGCTTCTTTAAATGAGCTCATCACCTGAACCTGTGCTTCCACTTTTATTTAACATACTTAGGAAACAGTGAGTGTAGATATAGAGTCACCACTCTAGGGCCATTAAATGACAAACTATTCAACTGTATAAGAAATACAAACTGTGttttaatatctacattttGTGACCTGGTGCTGACCCCATTGTCTGTCGCCATTTTTTCTATTTGATAAGAGCTTGTTAAGGCAgttttttcatcttcttctttgttttaatatgtatttttcagGTCACAAAACAATGGAGAGTGACACagttgtgaaaaacaaacagcacagaaaCATTTGGGCCACATTTTTCTGAAGTGGGCTCTAGCGCAATTTATGCTATTTTTCAGTTGTTAATTCTGCTATAAACTGCATGAATACTTTCTGATTACAAACTATGCTGGTTCACTTCTTCATCATAATTAGTTTTTCTTTGGTATTTCTTTGGTTTATATGTTACGTAATTACCATTTTAAACGTATTCAATATTGCACAGCTTCTATCGTTGTGAACAAGTCTGACCCGGgcgatctcctgctgcttcttcacatgtgaaacacaaactccagaaatTGTCTTTCCAAAATCAACACACATATCATTGTTGGATCAAAAATATTCTTTTATTAATATCTTCCTCTTTAATTTCAGagcaaaaacagaagaaaaatcaATATGCTAATTAGCAAAAATCCCAGAAAATAAAGCCCCCAAGgattaaacttttatttgaatatcttcttctcctggttctgtctacTGAGGAGATGAGAACCTGCCGAGGAAGAGGATAGACTTGGTTTTATTGtgcctgatgaagaagaggaaggggtgGTCTGCTGTGAAGCTACAGGGACCATTAGTGACCACggctgctgtggctgcagccGCCTCCGTGCCCTCCTCGTTCACCTCCACGAAGGCCTTGTGTACCACCTCAGACAGAAAGAGTCCTCCTTCACTGTTCATGCCAGACAGGTCGGCCTTTGACGGGTTGAACACGTCCATCATGCCCAGCTTGGACAGAGGCTCGTTCAGCTTGTAGTCCTCCTCCAGCTTGAACTTTGGCAGGTGAACATGGACATCTGAGTGCACTAACATGTTTCCCTTGTTGGTCCATTCATTCAGCCTCTGCAGCgtcagctccttctccagctggaaCAGAGCAAATACATTTGATCACATCTCTAAAGCCTAAGAAGAGGGTGTCTTGTCATTAAAAGACTGAAACATCTGACGACGTTAAGGTACACAACAgaagttatgtccctaacatctgctggtggtcgCTAACATCCGATAACACCAACTTGTGGTAGGTATTAATAAGGAcagtacaagggatattctccatGTTGTTGTATATTCCACCCCCTAAAAAAACAGTCATCGATTGAGTTGCTGTTGCCTCCTTTTAGCTAAACTTCAGTTGTTTAGTAAACACAGTGTCTGTTACAGACAAATAACATTGCACAGGCTGGTAAGTTGGTTAGATGCATAATATACACATGTAGCAGTTTTACCattttggtctctaccaaccCCAACCAATATCTGTCTTTTTAGTGCATAGATGTTCAACTTCCTTCACCAGCTGGTCTCcatctttgtctgtctgctgttagGTGCTCGACGGGGAGTGAGCAGCAGCTTTTATCTGAGCTTCTCAACATGAATAAATCTGTTGATTTTACTCTGTGTACCTTCAGCAGAGGGTCAGATCCGTCTGTGGACTGTTTAGGCAACAGGATCAACAtgctgagctcctcctccacatacGGCAGCTCCAGGATCTTCAGAGCGTGGTCAGTGATGTATTTGTAGGGCAGATTCTTCTTCTGGAACATCATCTGGACTGGTTTGCTCTCAGtctgacacacagaaacacaaacaactatTAAAATGTCGATCTAGCTAATAATTCCACTGTGATTAAGTGACTATCTACTCTAGTTTGAGGAGCTTGGGGACATAAAATGTAATAACCATAAATGAAAGtacacacaataaacaacatgctaaattgtgataagcaaTTTTTTTACCTGGCTGACTTTAAAGGGCATCTCTTTGGTGTTTGCTTCATCAAAGCGGTTCTTCCAGTTTGCCTTAAAGTAGATTGCATTGACCAGAACCAGCTTCGTACCATCAGAGACTATTCCCGGCTTCACaagatcttttattttatctgaaaTGTAACAGAAAACCTGACAATTCAGAATAATGTAGAATGATTTATTCCctttttcattatattcatgTGTAAAGTCGTactttctgtctgctgctcgACCCAGGTGTTGATCTCCACTCTGCTCGCCTCTGCGGCTCCGATGAAATCCACAGTCTTCAGGTCGGCCTGGTAGTACTTACGCGTGTCGTCCAGGAAACGCTGCAGAGAGCAGATTTCATCTTATACTTtcaaggaagtaaaaaaaaaagaaatctactGAAATATCAATTTCTACTGCAATAAGTGGAAAATTAAAACTCACAGGGAGGAACTTTGCAGTTTTCTCCCCATACAGACGATTGGCTGTTTGCAGAATGTATAATTTCGATGGTGAGTTGATGTCTTCGATAAACTTCTT is part of the Limanda limanda chromosome 9, fLimLim1.1, whole genome shotgun sequence genome and encodes:
- the LOC133010443 gene encoding leukocyte elastase inhibitor-like, which produces MGNQHSNDIDNSVDNSKVDNSKNDNSGDNKFDNSGSIGNIGTFNISNLKQGRSLGSSRPVVRQSINISGDVQLFQTLSRANPSGNMLVSPLSISSALAMVYLGARGDTAAQMEKALSFQPGEDFHAEFKKFIEDINSPSKLYILQTANRLYGEKTAKFLPRFLDDTRKYYQADLKTVDFIGAAEASRVEINTWVEQQTENKIKDLVKPGIVSDGTKLVLVNAIYFKANWKNRFDEANTKEMPFKVSQTESKPVQMMFQKKNLPYKYITDHALKILELPYVEEELSMLILLPKQSTDGSDPLLKLEKELTLQRLNEWTNKGNMLVHSDVHVHLPKFKLEEDYKLNEPLSKLGMMDVFNPSKADLSGMNSEGGLFLSEVVHKAFVEVNEEGTEAAAATAAVVTNGPCSFTADHPFLFFIRHNKTKSILFLGRFSSPQ